One genomic region from Bacillota bacterium encodes:
- a CDS encoding glycosyltransferase family 4 protein yields MLVGIDARYGLRKNRRGIGTYIYYLLSEFRRQRPPGMEIILYADNTACPEVVAAFEGPPFRVRLLPALNLAWWEQVALPLAARHDRVDLLHCTSNIAPVLSKPCRLVTTIHDVIEFRRREFSKAKLSLRHRLSRTYRMGVLTRVSAMSDLVITVSEYSRQDISKVLGIPREQIRVTYEAPTAAEQPLERSELFSRLGIEDGEYMFAVGAVDRRKNTVRLLEAYRRLRAERRASPSLVVAGIERPETFVPLAGEGVHLFGFLPDEVIAGLYRHALFFVYPSLYEGFGLPVLEAMSLGTPVLCSTTTSVGEVAGEAALKCDPTDTGDLAAKMRLLIDDAGLRRDFIDLGCRRAREFSWEHCARQTLAAYFEALGG; encoded by the coding sequence ATGCTTGTTGGTATCGATGCCCGCTATGGCCTGCGGAAGAACCGGCGGGGTATCGGGACGTACATATACTATCTGCTTTCCGAGTTCCGGCGGCAAAGGCCGCCTGGCATGGAAATCATCCTTTACGCAGATAACACCGCCTGCCCAGAGGTGGTTGCGGCCTTTGAAGGGCCGCCGTTCAGAGTGCGGCTATTACCTGCGCTGAACCTGGCCTGGTGGGAGCAAGTGGCCCTGCCGCTTGCCGCCCGCCACGACAGGGTGGATCTCCTGCACTGCACCAGCAACATTGCGCCGGTTTTGTCTAAACCTTGCCGTCTGGTTACCACCATCCACGACGTAATCGAGTTCCGGCGCCGGGAGTTTAGTAAGGCAAAGCTTTCTTTGCGCCACCGTTTGAGCCGCACGTACCGGATGGGGGTTTTGACGCGGGTGTCTGCGATGAGCGATCTGGTCATCACCGTTTCGGAATACTCCCGGCAGGACATCAGCAAGGTCTTGGGGATACCACGGGAACAGATCCGTGTCACATATGAGGCTCCCACGGCAGCTGAGCAACCACTTGAGCGCTCGGAGCTTTTTTCGCGGCTCGGCATAGAGGATGGGGAGTACATGTTTGCCGTGGGTGCGGTGGACAGGCGCAAGAATACTGTGCGCCTTCTGGAGGCGTATCGCCGGCTGCGCGCCGAAAGAAGAGCCTCCCCTTCTCTTGTTGTGGCGGGAATCGAGAGGCCGGAGACCTTCGTTCCTCTAGCGGGGGAGGGCGTACACCTTTTTGGTTTCCTCCCGGATGAGGTTATCGCCGGCCTTTATAGACATGCTCTCTTCTTTGTCTATCCATCTCTTTATGAGGGCTTTGGGTTACCGGTGCTGGAGGCGATGAGCCTGGGGACACCCGTGCTGTGCTCGACCACTACCTCCGTGGGGGAGGTGGCCGGGGAGGCAGCGCTGAAGTGCGATCCTACAGACACTGGCGACCTCGCGGCAAAGATGAGGCTACTCATTGATGATGCGGGCTTGAGGAGAGACTTCATAGACTTGGGGTGCCGCCGTGCGAGGGAGTTCTCCTGGGAGCATTGCGCCCGTCAAACGCTCGCAGCTTATTTTGAAGCCCTTGGAGGCTGA
- a CDS encoding glycosyltransferase family 4 protein has protein sequence MRIGVDIDILTLPNPYTGIPNYLRHLANGLAQFKPDVAHFYLLSRRQVYENDILPAHVSPVVVRWPLGWGWQSVVLPCAAWWLRFDLLHMPAFAVPPFVPCPVVVTVHDLAYLTHPEWCREETVSYLSRRVPRALRKASAVITPSAFVRDEVVRCFGVPTERIHPILHGVSPAFRVLPKEEVTDTRQEMGLPERFLLYVGTIEPRKNLLGLIQAFGQAVAQGLDHSLVIAGAKGWKCTDIYALPRQLGLEHRVLFPGYVPGNLLPALYNAATIFVYPSLYEGFGLPVLEAMACGTPVVASNVSSLPEVVGEAGILVNPLDKDELASAILVLASNEGMRQDLSRKGLEWAAQFSWERTAQETVRVYETCSNHATRDLCRGPAKA, from the coding sequence TTGCGGATAGGTGTTGATATCGATATTCTGACCCTGCCCAACCCCTATACCGGCATACCCAACTACCTGCGCCACCTGGCTAATGGCCTAGCACAATTCAAACCGGACGTCGCGCATTTCTACCTGCTTTCGCGCAGACAGGTGTATGAAAATGACATCTTGCCGGCCCACGTCTCTCCCGTGGTGGTCCGGTGGCCACTAGGCTGGGGCTGGCAGAGTGTGGTCTTGCCCTGTGCAGCGTGGTGGTTGAGGTTCGATCTGCTGCACATGCCCGCTTTTGCCGTGCCGCCTTTCGTGCCGTGCCCTGTGGTGGTTACGGTTCACGACCTGGCATATCTCACGCACCCTGAATGGTGCCGGGAGGAGACGGTCAGTTATCTGTCCCGGCGGGTCCCCAGAGCCTTGAGGAAGGCATCTGCTGTCATTACTCCATCTGCCTTCGTCAGGGACGAAGTCGTGCGGTGCTTCGGTGTTCCCACGGAGAGAATCCACCCAATACTTCACGGGGTGAGTCCCGCATTCAGGGTATTGCCGAAAGAAGAGGTAACAGATACCAGGCAAGAGATGGGTTTGCCGGAACGTTTCCTCCTCTACGTGGGCACCATTGAGCCCAGGAAGAACCTACTTGGGTTAATCCAGGCGTTCGGGCAAGCAGTGGCGCAAGGTCTGGACCATTCTCTCGTGATTGCTGGAGCCAAGGGGTGGAAGTGCACGGATATTTATGCGCTACCCCGACAGTTGGGTCTAGAGCACCGGGTCCTGTTCCCAGGTTATGTGCCGGGTAATCTGCTCCCGGCTCTGTACAACGCTGCTACCATCTTTGTCTATCCTTCTCTGTACGAAGGCTTTGGCCTGCCCGTGCTGGAGGCCATGGCGTGTGGTACCCCGGTTGTAGCATCCAATGTTTCTTCCCTCCCCGAAGTTGTGGGTGAAGCCGGGATACTGGTGAATCCTCTGGACAAAGACGAGCTGGCGTCTGCCATACTCGTCTTGGCCTCAAATGAAGGAATGCGGCAGGATCTTTCCCGAAAAGGGCTTGAATGGGCGGCGCAGTTTTCCTGGGAAAGGACTGCCCAGGAGACCGTAAGGGTTTACGAAACCTGCTCAAATCACGCCACAAGAGATCTGTGTAGGGGGCCAGCAAAGGCATGA